The sequence CCTATCGTCGGAGAACTACAGCAGGTAGGCATCTCCGCCGGAATAGAGGGCGGCAAGGTCGTTATAAAACAGACCAAGAAAGTCGTCAAGAAGGGTGAGAAGATATCCGCAAAGCTTGCCGAGATGCTCGGAAGGCTGGATGTCAAGCCGATAGAGGTAGGTCTTAACCTTAAGGCAGTCGTCGAAGGCGACACCTTATACATGCCAGCTGACCTGGCAGTGGACGAGGTAGCTCTTAAGGGCATGTTCGCGCAGGCCGCCGGCCATGCGTTCAACTTATGCATGGAAGCAGGCATAGCCACGAAGGACACTATCGAGCCGCTCATACAGAAGGCAACGATGGAATCGAAGGCACTTGCAGTCAACGCACCGATCTTCGAGAAGGAAGTCATGGATATTATCTTATCCAAGGCTGAGGTCGAGATGCTCGCGGTCGCGAAGCAGGTAGCCGGTAAAGAAGACGCGTTAGACGAAGAATTAAAATCAAAGGTTCAGTAAAAAATTAGCAATATTTGAGGTGTTATAAAATGGAATACGTATATGCAGCACTTTTATTACACAAGGCTGGAAAGCCCGTGGATGAAGCAGGAGTCTCTTCCGTTCTTAAGGCAGCGGGAGTAGAGGTAAACGAAGCTCGTGTTAAGGCACTCGTAGCAGCACTCGAGGGCGTCAACATCGAAGAGGCTATCGCAAAGGCAGCCTTCGCAGCAGCACCCGCAGCCGCAGCCGCACCCGCAGCCGCAGCAGCACCCGCAGCAGAGGAAGCAGCCGAGGAAGACGAGGCAAAGAAGAAGGAAGAGGAAGAGGCAAGCGGAATGGAGGGCCTTGGCGCCCTTTTCGGCTAAACAGCCGGCCATTTCTCTTTTTTCATTTTTTCTTTTATCCCGGCACAGTTTTTATCGCTCTTTTATTCAATGTTTATTGGTACAATGGTCAGACATTGTTTTTTGAGAATTAATTTTTAATATACACCTTATTGGAATTAACTTATCAGTCCTGCTGATGCCCAAGCATATAATATTTTATAGCTTTTTACACAAAAGTTTATCATATAAATAGACAAAATAGTATTATAACAATAAAATATGTAAAGTGAATTTAAAAATAACCATATAGAATAAATGGACGAATTTTTCGAACATGTCCGTATGTTCTATTGAGATGAATGAACGCTCTCATCTCATGTATGGCTGATAGTCCTTACATATCGGAGGTGGATCTCATACCCCTGGAACTGGTCAAGACAGGTATAACAGGATTGGACACGTTACTAAAAGGCGGCTTTGTAAAGGGTTCGACCATATTGATATCAGGTAACTATGGCGTAGGTAAAACCCTCTTCGCACTACAGTATGCGTTCCACCAGGCGAGCAAAGGCGATAAGGTATTATATGTCAGCACCTCCGAGCCGGTATTTAAAGTAAAGCAGTTCGCGAGCAATCTTGATTTTTACGATGAATCGCTCATTTATTCGGAATACAGGGATATTACCCAGAAAAAAGATAAGGCAGTGAAAGGTACCATAGAGTTCGTAGAATCTTCACTGGGCATAATCACAGGCATCCATTATACGGACGAGAGCTCCCTTATCGAAGAGATAAGGAACATGGTAGAGGGAAAAGGGATACAGCATCTGATCATTGACCCCATAACCACCATAACAATGCTTTATGAGAGCGAAGCCGTAATGCGAAAAGATGTCCTGCTTATGGGGGCCTGGCTGACAAGGCTAGGATGCACGGTCCTGCTCACGGCGGAAGAATCTGACCTTAAGCTACTTGACGTGGAAAAATATCTTTCCGATTGCGTGATAAGCTTAAGCTCAAGGATGGACGACCATGAAAGAGAGTTCCTGATCACGGTGCAAAAACAGCGCGGGAACAAGCAGAACATGAACAGCCATATTTACACTTTTGACAGAAGCGGCATCACGGTGATCCATGATATGTCGTATATGGAGCGCCCGGACATAATGGAATCCCAGGCATCCACAGGCATCGACAAGCTGGACGAGCTGATGGGAGGGCTTCGGTACGGTTCATCCTGGATATTGAGCATAGATGATCGCATCCACTATGAGCCCGTTTTTTCCGCGATACTAAGCGCGGGCCTTGATGCTAATGAGGGAATAGTATATTCTCCCCCGTCAAAGTTCTCTTTCAACGGGATAAAGGATCTTTTAAGCAGGTTTAGCATAGACATTATTAAAGAGTGCAAAGACGGGAACGCGTTCTTTGTCGACTATTATGGAAGAAAGGTACCCGATGAGCTTAAGAATTTTGTCATAGAAAGCTATCCCGAGGCGGAAGATCTCAGGATATTCGCAAGAGACAAATACGGCATTATCGAATCCGGGGAAGTGAGAGACCACTGGCGCATCCTGTCAAACCTGAATGGCGAGTATAATGTTTATGAGCCTGCAGGGCTTCGCGACAGGTACTCGAAGAACCTGTCCAGGGTCAGGGAGCGCGGAGATATTTATTTTTCATATTGTAACTTTGACGAGATAGACGAAAGGACTGCAGAGTTCCTGAGGACCTCATGCGACGGCATAATAGAGCTTTACGTCAAAGGTAAGTATCAATACCTAAAAGTCACAAAATCTCCCGGCGGCCTGATGTCAAGCGAGCATGTCATAGTACCGCTTGATAAAAAGCCTTTTATAAAGCTTATGCAAAAATAACCGTTACCATGGATAAACGAGCGATATTTACTATCATTACAGTATGCGTCCTCGCATATATCATATCATTCTACTTTATGCTTGGGACTTTCCAGGATATAAAACAGGAATACCATCATGGTGAAACACCTGTGCTTTTAATGGGTCCCCTGGAAAAGGAGCCGCTTGGGACTGTCGTTATCGCTCACGGCTTTTCCGGGAATATTGACATGATGAAATCCATGGGCGCATCGCTCGCGCAAAATGGGTACAGAGCTATACTGTTCGATCTGCCGGGACACGGCAACTCTGATACGGGCATGGAAAATGATTCGCTGTACACTTCTTTTGAATATGTGACCGAACATTATGGAGGAGATAATTTCTCCGTAGCAGGCCATTCGATGGGATCGCAGGCGGCAATGGAATATGGCATGATGAGCGGATCACTGTCATGCACAGCCATATCCCCGATTTTCAGCGAGGTCAATAGAACGAGCCCGAAAAACCTTCTGATACTGGTCGGCGACGATGACCCGGAACACATTCAGAAAGCTGCTTTGAACGCCCTTATAAACGGGACGATGCAGAATGCGGAGCCGGGCATGACGTACGGTGACATAGACGACGGTACGGCAAGAAGGCTCGAGATATTGCCGGGTGCTAACCATATCACCATCATATTTGATACGAGGACATATGACGCGATGCTAAAATGGCTGGATTCCACCTATAATGTCGATAGGGAGGGCGACTACAATTATAACCTGGCATATCCCTGGTTCTTAATATGTTCACTGATAGCCCTTATAGCATATTTCCCGATCTCGTACCTTCTGTTCGATCATTATAAACAGGAGGAGTATAAGCTGAAGGCGCCGGCCCCAAAAGCCTGGAAGCCCATGCTGACTATCCTGGTATCGGGTTTTATCGCAGCGATCCTCATATACCTCTTCAATCCGGTATCCCTGCTAAACATCATGATCGCGGATACGATAATCGGTTTTCTTATTTATACCGGTATTATCGGATTGATCATTTATACCCTGACAGGGAAGGATAAGCCATCAGGTAAATACCCGGCCGATGCCATACTGAGGCCATTGTCGCTCGCAATGCTGATGCTCATTTATTTCGCGGTGTTCATAGGAGTTCCGGCAAGCCTTTCGGTCTACGACCTGATCCCTGATGATCCCAGGCTTTATCTGCTCATCCTGATATTTTTCCTGATGATCCCCTATTGTATGCTTAACGAGCTGTTATTCCGAAGCATCGACGGGAGGATGTCGCTGGCAACAGGCATCTCTGCCCGTATATTACTGGTCGCCCTCTTCACCCTGGGCGCGCTGGTGTTCGGTAACGGCAGCTTCATAATGATAATTATGCCGGTTATGCTCCCCCTGTTCATTCTGCTGGAAATATTTTCCTGTTACTCTTACAGATGGTCAGGAAATGTTTTGACAGGAGCCTTTTTAAACTCGCTGATCATAGCCTGGCTCGTCGTATCGGCTTTTCCGATAGGCATATTACCCATATAGACATGATAATCATCTAAGGATCTGAGAGGAAAATGATGAAATTCGGTTTAAAGGTCCATCACACCGATATGCGGTCCCTGCTGAGGCAAAAGCCTGACGCGCTCGAGTTCCTGTTATATGAGAATGATCTTTCGGGAGAATGGACGAAAGGCGTTGATTTCAGGGGGCCGATAGTCGTCCACGCACCTGAGAAATATTCGGACGGGACCCTGGTGGACCTGGGCTCTTCGAGGGAAGATATGCGCCGAAGAGCTGTGGATATTATTAAAAAGACCATTGACATATCGGTAAGGTTGAACGCAAGCATGCTTGTTTGCCATCCCGGATGCGTTTACAGAGAGCCCGTGAACGTCGACGTATCTTACCTTATCGATTCGATGAAAGAGCTGCTGGGATATTCGGCCGGCCGTGTTGAATTGCTCCTCGAGAACATGCCGGAGATATATCACAACAAAGGAGAGCTATGGTCAGCATACCTGTTCAATGACTGGAGAGAGATACGCAGCGTTCTTCAGGAGCTTGACATGAGCATGTGCATGGATATCTGCCATGCTAAGCTATACTGTAATTCGAGGCACATTGACTTCATATCATATATCACGGTGTTGAAGCCGTTCATAAAGCATATACACATCTCCGAT is a genomic window of Methanooceanicella nereidis containing:
- a CDS encoding 50S ribosomal protein L10, whose protein sequence is MEAEAHHSTHIPQWKKDEIKNIVDNVHSHRITGIVDVRGVPASSLQVMRQQLRGIVTLHMTRNTLSNIAFNSLPEDEKARILAEHIDGQIVMVYSNENPFRLYKLLEATKSKVPAKGGDIAPEDIVVEKGPTSFKPGPIVGELQQVGISAGIEGGKVVIKQTKKVVKKGEKISAKLAEMLGRLDVKPIEVGLNLKAVVEGDTLYMPADLAVDEVALKGMFAQAAGHAFNLCMEAGIATKDTIEPLIQKATMESKALAVNAPIFEKEVMDIILSKAEVEMLAVAKQVAGKEDALDEELKSKVQ
- the rpl12p gene encoding 50S ribosomal protein P1; this encodes MEYVYAALLLHKAGKPVDEAGVSSVLKAAGVEVNEARVKALVAALEGVNIEEAIAKAAFAAAPAAAAAPAAAAAPAAEEAAEEDEAKKKEEEEASGMEGLGALFG
- a CDS encoding RAD55 family ATPase, with the translated sequence MADSPYISEVDLIPLELVKTGITGLDTLLKGGFVKGSTILISGNYGVGKTLFALQYAFHQASKGDKVLYVSTSEPVFKVKQFASNLDFYDESLIYSEYRDITQKKDKAVKGTIEFVESSLGIITGIHYTDESSLIEEIRNMVEGKGIQHLIIDPITTITMLYESEAVMRKDVLLMGAWLTRLGCTVLLTAEESDLKLLDVEKYLSDCVISLSSRMDDHEREFLITVQKQRGNKQNMNSHIYTFDRSGITVIHDMSYMERPDIMESQASTGIDKLDELMGGLRYGSSWILSIDDRIHYEPVFSAILSAGLDANEGIVYSPPSKFSFNGIKDLLSRFSIDIIKECKDGNAFFVDYYGRKVPDELKNFVIESYPEAEDLRIFARDKYGIIESGEVRDHWRILSNLNGEYNVYEPAGLRDRYSKNLSRVRERGDIYFSYCNFDEIDERTAEFLRTSCDGIIELYVKGKYQYLKVTKSPGGLMSSEHVIVPLDKKPFIKLMQK
- a CDS encoding alpha/beta hydrolase — its product is MDKRAIFTIITVCVLAYIISFYFMLGTFQDIKQEYHHGETPVLLMGPLEKEPLGTVVIAHGFSGNIDMMKSMGASLAQNGYRAILFDLPGHGNSDTGMENDSLYTSFEYVTEHYGGDNFSVAGHSMGSQAAMEYGMMSGSLSCTAISPIFSEVNRTSPKNLLILVGDDDPEHIQKAALNALINGTMQNAEPGMTYGDIDDGTARRLEILPGANHITIIFDTRTYDAMLKWLDSTYNVDREGDYNYNLAYPWFLICSLIALIAYFPISYLLFDHYKQEEYKLKAPAPKAWKPMLTILVSGFIAAILIYLFNPVSLLNIMIADTIIGFLIYTGIIGLIIYTLTGKDKPSGKYPADAILRPLSLAMLMLIYFAVFIGVPASLSVYDLIPDDPRLYLLILIFFLMIPYCMLNELLFRSIDGRMSLATGISARILLVALFTLGALVFGNGSFIMIIMPVMLPLFILLEIFSCYSYRWSGNVLTGAFLNSLIIAWLVVSAFPIGILPI
- a CDS encoding sugar phosphate isomerase/epimerase family protein, producing MMKFGLKVHHTDMRSLLRQKPDALEFLLYENDLSGEWTKGVDFRGPIVVHAPEKYSDGTLVDLGSSREDMRRRAVDIIKKTIDISVRLNASMLVCHPGCVYREPVNVDVSYLIDSMKELLGYSAGRVELLLENMPEIYHNKGELWSAYLFNDWREIRSVLQELDMSMCMDICHAKLYCNSRHIDFISYITVLKPFIKHIHISDALGTSGEGIQIGDGELNFRELYKAIDNVEAIIVPEIDRGFKDNGRGFKIARDRLVRLGYFETEV